From a region of the Daphnia pulicaria isolate SC F1-1A chromosome 1, SC_F0-13Bv2, whole genome shotgun sequence genome:
- the LOC124325351 gene encoding protein ECT2-like, which yields MMETTYDMSGSVSASMNYLTLQTPSKKSRRNKEDSHPVITSKICLVGRVCDVKGVQEAAESFGVPVFHSEDGLEFVNPQHDTVFVLYEFSDEVFEVLYKKECRILGYSALLDIVSKKYLMPELDRPLFSISMENVVSCFTGFRNREEVNTLVSCIHHMGGSIRKEFDCNKITHLIANKVGGEKYQYAVTFNIPVMSASWVHLAWEKRHDLSVRAIDSTMQTNNALKIFEGTNVCWIGINDEEVTQMNEILTTNGGSVTTLDDPNCTHVVIDPLGVGNIPEKLPSKAMLVEVKWFWVSIQMDICASEKLYPYKETHLTSPRNGVLSPTTPGSRNRKRKRLRDTVSQLAAQGGSPGLLQVPSSGHDTHRRRSSISESGLLSLSGSFLDATSPEKVAGQGDLTISVPTPQDLKAMSPRHQVFMELLHTEMNYVEILETIVEVFKKPLEDPSQVGGSLLDPTEVKIIFGNLPPIHEIHFELLVQLKNTALNWREDISVGALILKHSHDLVKAYPPFVNFFEQTKEVLSMSDRSKPRFHAFLKLGQSNPKCRRQSLQELLIRPVQRLPSISLLLNDLLKQTPKSNPDYGELEKALSTIKEVMTHINEDKRRTEGQVVLFDIFNDIENCPAHIVSSHRSFVSQCDVIELGDGIVGRGGQLTLFLFSDVIEICKRRSRGNTLRRDVSTISLQPPRGGADKGSKPTYKHVELISVSHVKRVIDITETEDCQNVFALICRSHYETKERLYSFEITSEDVDKVAFLKTLCRLMANITCRADAENYLACMEARQLDIDTGDLASGTLRRAARLASKTRMAVNRAFSFSKTPNRLKRAMSTVMSPLRSSNTSILGDTSLVSPMMNGGAVGMAASCANLAMMDSDTGLKTTPSSSTLKNFKSNSLGFNAHKRL from the exons atgatgGAGACAACGTATGACATGTCTGGTTCAGTGTCTGCTTCTATGAATTACCTTACTCTACAAACCCCGTCCAAGAAATCTCGCAGGAATAAAGAGGATTCTCATCCAg TTATTACATCCAAGATATGTTTAGTGGGAAGAGTGTGTGATGTGAAAGGGGTTCAAGAAGCTGCCGAA AGTTTTGGAGTACCAGTATTCCATTCAGAAGATGGCCTTGAATTTGTTAACCCTCAGCATGACACAGTGTTTGTTCTGTATGAGTTTTCCGATGAAGTGTTTGAGGTTCTGTACAAGAAGGAATGCAGGATTCTGGGCTACTCAGCTTTGCTTGACATAGTTTCTAAGAAGTATTTAATGCCTGAACTTGATCGGCCattgttttctatttcaatGGAGAATGTAGTATCCTGCTTCACTGGCTTTAGAAATCGAGAGGAAGTG AACACACTGGTCTCTTGTATCCATCACATGGGTGGCAGCATTCGAAAGGAATTTGACTGTAACAAAATCACCCACCTTATTGCCAATAAAGTTGGAGGAGAGAAATATCAGTATGCAGTCACATTCAACATTCCAGTTATGAGTGCTTCGTGGGTCCACTTAGCGTGGGAAAAACGTCACGATCTAAGTGTTCGTGCCATTGACTCCACAATG CAAACGAACAACGCACTCAAGATTTTTGAAGGCACCAATGTTTGCTGGATAGGTATTAATGACGAGGAGGTTACTCAAATGAACGAAATTTTGACTACCAACGGAGGATCTGTAACTACATTGGATGATCCTAACTGCACGCATGTG GTAATAGACCCCCTTGGAGTTGGAAACATTCCAGAAAAGCTACCCAGTAAAGCTATGTTGGTTGAAGTTAAATGGTTTTGGGTTTCAATTCAAATGGATATTTGTGCCAGTGAAAAACTTTATCCTTATAAAGAG ACTCATTTGACGAGCCCAAGGAATGGGGTATTGTCACCCACAACTCCAGGATCTCGAAACCGCAAGCGTAAACGCTTGAGAGACACAGTGTCTCAACTTGCTGCTCAAGGAGGATCGCCTGGCTTACTTCAAGTTCCATCGTCTGGTCATG ACACTCATCGCCGCCGTTCCTCGATTAGTGAATCTGGCTTACTCAGCCTAAGTGGATCGTTTCTAGATGCCACGAGTCCCGAGAAAGTGGCGGGTCAAGGTGATCTCACCATTTCCGTTCCTACACCACAGGATCTCAAAGCAATGTCCCCTCGACATCAGGTGTTCATGGAATTGTTGCATACGGAAATGAATTATGTGGAAATACTGGAGACAATTGTTGAG GTGTTCAAAAAGCCACTTGAGGATCCTAGCCAAGTTGGAGGCTCTTTGCTTGATCCCACGGAggtcaaaatcatttttggcAATCTACCACCTATCCATGAAATCCATTTCGAGTTGCTTGTGCAACTTAAAAATACCGCACTCAACTGGAGAGAAGACATCAGCGTCGGAGCTTTAATTTTGAAGCAT TCGCATGACTTGGTTAAGGCCTACCCTCCTTTCGTCAACTTTTTTGAGCAAACCAAAGAAGTGTTGAGCATGAGCGACCGATCGAAGCCACGTTTCCACGCATTCCTTAAACTGGGTCAGAGTAATCCCAAATGTCGACGGCAGAGCCTACAAGAGCTTCTTATTCGTCCTGTTCAACGACTACCATCCATTAGTTTGCTTTTGAACGATTTACTCAAGCAGACCCCAAAAAGCAATCCGGATTACGGTGAACTGGAGAAAGCTCTGTCCACGATCAAAGAAGTAATGACGCACATCAATGAAGACAAACGGAGGACTGAGGGTCAAGTTGtcctttttgacattttcaacGACATCGAAAATTGTCCT gCACATATTGTTTCTTCCCATCGTAGCTTTGTATCCCAATGCGACGTTATTGAATTGGGCGATGGTATTGTTGGTCGTGGTGGGCAGCTGACACTCTTTTTATTCTCCGACGTCATTGAG atATGCAAGCGTCGATCAAGAGGTAATACTTTAAGGAGGGATGTTAGCACAATCAGCCTCCAGCCGCCAAGAGGAGGTGCTGATAAAGGAAGCAAACCTACTTACAAGCATGTCGAATTAATATCGGTTTCCCATGTTAAAAGGGTTATCGACATTACGGAAACAGAag actgtcaaaatgtgtttgccTTAATTTGCCGGAGTCACTACGAAACAAAAGAGCGCCTTTATTCGTTCGAAATTACTTCAGAAGACGTAGACAAAGTTGCATTCTTGAAAACTCTTTGTCGATTGATGGCAAACATCACCTGCAGGGCGGACGCG GAAAACTACCTGGCTTGCATGGAAGCTCGTCAGCTTGATATAGATACAGGTGACTTAGCTTCGGGCACTCTAAGAAGAGCCGCTAG acttgCATCAAAGACTCGCATGGCCGTTAACCGAGCGTTCAGTTTCAGCAAAACGCCGAACCGTCTGAAAAGAGCAATGAGCACAGTAATGAGTCCGCTGAGGTCTTCAAACACCTCCATTCTCGGCGATACCTCTCTTGTTAGCCCCATGATGAACGGCGGAGCGGTGGGCATGGCGGCTAGTTGTGCCAACTTGGCG ATGATGGATTCTGACACTGGACTAAAAACGACACCGAGTTCttcgactttaaaaaatttcaagagcaATTCCCTTGGGTTTAATGCGCATAAACGTTTGTAA